A window of Chitinophagales bacterium contains these coding sequences:
- a CDS encoding plasmid mobilization relaxosome protein MobC: protein MSEQKIPSWISFRVKPAEYQKIHLLFSQSTHRKLSEYARNVLLQKPVTIKVRNESADQFLHEMIGLKKELNAIGNNYNQAVKKLHTLNHISEVKWWLNQHEALHQNFLQLTGKIFQKLNEIHQQWSSE, encoded by the coding sequence ATGAGTGAGCAAAAAATACCTTCCTGGATTTCCTTTCGGGTCAAGCCCGCAGAGTACCAGAAAATACATTTATTATTTTCCCAATCCACGCATAGAAAACTAAGCGAGTATGCACGCAATGTGCTGCTGCAAAAGCCTGTAACTATTAAAGTCAGAAACGAATCCGCCGATCAGTTTTTACATGAAATGATCGGGCTGAAAAAAGAACTGAACGCCATCGGGAATAATTACAACCAGGCTGTTAAAAAACTCCACACATTAAATCATATCAGTGAGGTAAAATGGTGGTTAAACCAGCACGAAGCACTACATCAAAACTTTCTGCAATTGACGGGTAAAATATTTCAGAAACTTAATGAAATCCACCAGCAATGGTCGTCCGAATAA